The segment gttatgctccggaaacaaaacccaCCCTTCCCAttagactaagtccaaaacattttcatggaaaccaagaaaaataaaaatgccaaaaatctgtaaatggtAAAAGGCATCTTAGATTTGTTATGCTtgccaattttggtctaaaaatattgagttatgctccggaaacaatggaccgatggacagacagatggacagacaaggCAACGACAATATGCCCCCGGCATTACATGCCTGGGAGATAAAAAGGCCTCGTACTGACATCCAACTGCTGGCAAACTCAATGAGAACGATTCCTAAAAGGGAACTGATGGAAACCATTCCATAATCATTTAGGACAAAGTAAATTGTCGAATTTCAACACTCACAATAATTTTATAAGCAGATTCAGCAACCAAACCATCTTAACAAGAAGCAAGGCATTCATAAAAGATGTGACTGACCTCTGACTACTATACAAGAGCTTATTCACTTCAGGGACTTTTCAGCACTGAATCAGGGAAAACCGTTCTGACAACCACCACCCAGGTGGTACTGACACATCACACCAGGCAGAGCTGTTACATCAATACAGGGGTATACTCGAGCAGGCCGTTCTGGCACAACTTGTTCAGGGGCGTTACCTGCAGACCTCTAGTAATCTGTCTGCTGAAGTTGTGTGCAAAATAATAGGACAATATATTAATCAACTTGGAACTTTCAGCCTGCGGACCTGCTGCTAATGATGTGCATGTCGTTCATGactgtgcacacacacactatcaTTATTACAATCAACAGGTGAAAACGCTGGAACACAGAAACACAGTCACTACTTTAATCAACAGGTGAAAAACAGACGGTTTCTCAGAAACACAATATCTATTGTTATCAACAGGTGAAAAAGAGACGGGTACCCAGAAACACAATCGCTATTGTGATCAACAGGTAAAAACAGATGGGTACCCAGAAACACAATCCCTATAGTAATCAACACGTAAAAACAGACGGATTCTCAGAAACACAATCTCTATTGTAATCAACAGGTGAAAACAGACGGGTACCCAGAAACACAATTGCTATTGTAATCAacaggtaaaaacatgatgttCTTACAGCTATTGTAACAATCATGGTTTTGGCTCTTACCGTCATACTCATGACAGTAATCATTTTCATTGTTATTGGTCTCTCAATGGCCAAAATAATGCAACATTCCTGTTACAATGTTCTTTCTCATAACAAATATCTTTGTAGTTCCAGTTATTATCCTCAgctttattgtcatatttgttacAATTATCGATGTCATTATCATTTTCTTACTTGTTAAAATGGTTATTTTCATTCTCCTTGTTACAACTATCATTCTCATTATCACTGCCATACATGTCACAATCATACTTACTGTTACTGACATGCTTGTTACAATCATTCTCAATAACTGTTTTACATGCGACAATCATTCTCATTGTTACTGTCATACTTGTTACACTTCTCATTGTTACTGTCCTACTGGTTACAATCATTCTCATTTTCACTGTCTTACTTGTTACAATCATTCTCATTGTTACTGTCTTACTGGTTACAATCATTCTCATTGTTACTGTCACACTTGTTACAATCATTCTCATTGTTACTGTCATACATGTCACAATCATACTCACTGTTACTGTCACGCTTGTTACAATCATTCTCATTGTTACTGTCACACTTGTTACAATCATTCTCATTGTTACTCTCAAACTTGTTACAATCATTCTCATTGTTACTGTCACACTTGTTACAATCATTCTCATTGATACTGTCACACTTGTTACAATCATTCTCATTGTTACTGTCACACTTGTTACAATCATTCTCATTGTTACTGTCATACATGTCACAATCACATGTTTCATAGTTACCTACTTCTTTCACCTATCATACTTATTTGCTACAAATATTGTCCTACTTGCAGTTAAAAGAAACGTGACTTCCTCAATACATTCATAATCCTTACACTTCCAACATATATAATGGCTGTTTTGTAGTTAATGTGCTACACCCATGCAGCCTGCTATCACCATGGTACAGAGAGGTTGTGACTGGCACACGTACATACACCTCATCCATCCTCAGTATTGGTGACACATTCTATCTGGTCTGATGAATGTCTGTCAATGTTGGTCAAATCTAGGTGATTGCACCCAGATAGTCATGGTTTGTAGAAAATGAAGAACTGATAATGTGATCTTTCATCAGTACAAACAGAACATATGTTACCATTCAGTGACTGTATCCAGGGATTAATAGCTTGTACCTCACCAGATGTTTCTGATGGCTGATTAGCCTTGTACATAGGAGACAAAAATCAATTATTTTATTTGTAATATTAGAAATTGCTTGTAATTTTATACTGAGCAAAAAAACCCAGACAGttgatttgtttttcaattaGTGTTTTTTTCACTTGTACAAACAAAactattattttcaaaacaaaggAAATTGTAGAAAATCAGGTAATTTTGGTACAACCAAAGAGgaaattgaaataaaaatgccacGAAGATACAAGACTTAATATACTGGCAAAAGATCAACTTCCACATTCCCAAATATACTGAGCCATGGTGTTAAAGATAACATATACTCTAGAGGGGTACAAatacactactactactactactactactactctacTTACAATATTACTGTCACTTTGACCACAGCCTCGCTTTcgaggaagaaatcgttatgttacaagtgtatcatgcaaaatcctttcggTCGTCATTCATTTCCTACAACaagtaagtagttttgatttttttaactcgatgaaaacaaatccaAGTAGCATCTTCTAACTTGGAAGTGAGGTCAGTGTTGAACAACCCTATTTAATGTGTACAGGCTTCTAAAATGCTCGCTctgcactcacaaacaacatgttTCACACGAACTGAGGGGTATGATGGAAATCGGTTCATAGTGACACCATCGCCCGACAGCAACACAATGATTCCTCATGTCTTTGTTCACGTTGGGAAATCAGCAAAATTATaagcttgttacacattttatatacaactaactgaaaatccttcctcacatacgatgtcactgcagggctctggtgaCAGAGGTACGTAActtgtctgtggtttcgttggtGGGCGACAGTGAAGCAGACAACTTTTTGGCAACTTTCATATGTTATGGTCTTTCatatatacgaggggatgtcaataagttttgagccttgagcattttccATActcaggtgtcacagcctatggtacaacattgaaccttggggtgtagctgatgtgatatataagttttggtatcctactctcagaagttattgaacagctcacattgacagaaagagacccccctcatggcagtctgaaaatgaataaaattgagtatagagcagtaattaagtttttagttcttgaaggacactcggcgaagaacattgaagaaaggctttcagcagtttatgggaagtcttccccttcatctgctaccatcaaacgatgggtcaatgaatttaagcatggtagagagagtcttgaagatgacccccgtccaggtcgcccaacaacaagcactattcaggaaaacattgacagagtgcatagacttgtgctggaaaatcgtcgaatcacactccacgagttagaggagaccacaggcatttcacacggatccatcgagacaattcttcatgaacatctcgtcatgtctaaggtgtgcgcaagatgggtgccaagaatgcttacagatgaaatgaagcgaACAaaggtcaccataagcaactccatgctaaccagatacaacaagaatccagaagattttcactttaggccactaacctgtgatgaaacctggatccaccactatgatcctgagaccaaacaagaatccatggaatggaaacatgtcacttctcccaggaccaaaaagttcaaagcctccagatcagtgcagaaggtaatggcgacagtcttctgggatagcaaaggcgtcatccacatagattacttaccaaaaggaagaacaatgaatggggaatattacgctaacttgttgaggcaagtgcaacagtcaatcaaggagaagcaccggggcaagatcagacgtggtattcttctacattaagacaatgctccagtacacacctctcgcgttgcagccgctgctgtccaggaatgcgggtacaaAATCTTGCAGCAtccccccctactctccagacctggcaccaagtgattaccatctgttcccaaatctcaagaaacagttgcgtggtcgtagatttcaggatgataatgagcttattgctgctaacGAGGCTTGGTTTGAAGAACCAAAATGGTgtcttctacagagatggcatcagcgactggcagaaaagatggaacaagtgtcttgactcacaaggggactatgttggaaaataaatgtggttcataccaatattttgtgtttttctatgcacggctcaaaacttattgacatcccctcgtaattgtcaaaagagtacaaaaaatgtgagtttattcATTCTTTAACTATAATCCATCCTTTATCCACCTGCCTGGAATGTAATACATCCTTTATGCATCTACCTGGGGTGTAATACATCCTTTATCCACATGCCTGGAATGTAATACATCCTTTATACATCTAGCTAGGATGTAAAACAATCTATATACATCTAccatgtgatgtaatacatctTTTATACATCAATAGTGTGATGCAATACATTTTTTATACATCTGCATGAGATGTAATCCATCCTTTACACATCCATTATGTGATGTAATACAACCTTTAAACACCTACCATATAATACATACAAGTTGCCATAATCTGTTCTGTCCATCACTACAGCCAGTTGCCATGATCTGCCAGAGAGTTCTGGCCATCAGTGATGTTGCCATAACCTCCCAGACAGATAACTCCTATCAACAATGGTGAAACAGGAACCTTGCTGTATGCAGTCAGCCCAATCAATTAGCTACACTGACAGCCACAGACAGTGATGAAAAGTCACTGGACCATAGCTTGTAATGTCTCGATGGCTCTAGGGAATGCATTAATGGGAAACTCATCACTTGCTGTTGTCAATGTGTGATGCTGACCTCAACTGCTATATATGATTCATGGCTTTGCATGGCCTGCCATGAACGTATGCTCGATGTGATGACCCCAAACCAGGAACACATTCAAAAGTTACATCTATCTTGCTAGTATTCAGGCAACCACTGCAATGATGACTATTTGGTTGGTGACCTTGAAACCAGGAACACATCCAA is part of the Haliotis asinina isolate JCU_RB_2024 chromosome 6, JCU_Hal_asi_v2, whole genome shotgun sequence genome and harbors:
- the LOC137286739 gene encoding putative uncharacterized protein DDB_G0287599, which translates into the protein MYDSNNENDCNKCDSNNENDCNKCDSINENDCNKCDSNNENDCNKFESNNENDCNKCDSNNENDCNKRDSNSEYDCDMYDSNNENDCNKCDSNNENDCNQ